In the Arachis ipaensis cultivar K30076 chromosome B10, Araip1.1, whole genome shotgun sequence genome, one interval contains:
- the LOC110268488 gene encoding uncharacterized protein LOC110268488: MMVVREQTPSDALTIVPIQVFVPASQTTTETDFELTPMLQIEETTETTLETPKQLQETTPTLPPAPTKIHPAAEDAAALLMMTRTATYVPKTDPGVPSFSLGLTDSSQEGASTQETERAKSPEAANLLEQLGDLVQKIASSAAKGKNKSPQIQRETGGESSAKFETPGAINQITDDMKQKCYI; this comes from the exons atgatggttgtgagggaacaGACACCGTCGGATGCGCTTACAAT agtcccGATTCAGGTTTTTGTGCCGGCATCCCAAACAACCACTGAGACAGATTTTGAACTAACCCCTATGCTACAGATTGAAGAGACTACAGAAAC CACTCTTGAAACCCCCAAACAACTTCAAGAAACCACACCCACGCTTCCCCCAGCTCcaactaaaat TCATCCAGCCGCAGAAGACGCTGCTGCCCTGTTGATGATGACACGGACAGCAAcctatgttcctaaaacagatccaggggtgccatcattcagccttggattgactgattcaagccaggAGGGGGCATCAACGCAGGAGACAGAAAGGGCAAAATCTCCTGAAGCTGCAAATTTGCTAGAACAATTAGGCGATTTGGTCcaaaaaatagcaagcagtgcGGCGAAGGGAAAAAACAAAAGTCCACAAATTCAGAGGGAGACTGGGGGAGAAAGTTCTgcgaagtttgaaactcctgggGCAATAAATCAGATTACGGATGATATGAAACAAAAGTGCTACATCTAG